Genomic segment of Ignavibacteriales bacterium:
TTGGAACTACTTTTTATTTTTATCTTTAAAGAATAGGCAAGTAGGCAATAGGCATGAGGCAATAGTAAATGACCATTGCCTGTTCTTAAAAAAAGGAGTAAATAACATGGATGCAAAACCAGTAGATATTCTTCTAGTTGAAGATAATCCGACTGATGTTGAATTAGCTCTTCGCGCATTAAAGAAAAGCGGCTTGGCAAATAATATCTTTGTTGTAAATGATGGAGAGGAAGCACTCGACTTTCTATATTGCAGGAACAAATTTGTGAACCGCAATCCCAATCATTCTCCAAAAGTTATACTGCTGGATCTTAAACTGCCAAAAGTAGACGGATTGGAAGTTTTACGGACATTAAAAAAAGATGAAGAGAAAAAAAATATACCGGTAGTTGTCTTGACTTCATCCGATCAAGAAAAAGATATGGTAGAAAGCTACAAGTTTGGTGTTAATAGTTATATTCAAAAACCTGTTGACTTCGATCAGTTTATAAAAGCTGTAAATCAAATTGGATATTACTGGCTATTGGATATTACTGGCTACTGCTAAATCGATTACCGAATAAATAATATCAG
This window contains:
- a CDS encoding response regulator, translating into MDAKPVDILLVEDNPTDVELALRALKKSGLANNIFVVNDGEEALDFLYCRNKFVNRNPNHSPKVILLDLKLPKVDGLEVLRTLKKDEEKKNIPVVVLTSSDQEKDMVESYKFGVNSYIQKPVDFDQFIKAVNQIGYYWLLDITGYC